A window from Methylococcus mesophilus encodes these proteins:
- the recQ gene encoding DNA helicase RecQ — protein sequence MPADASSPLKTLQTVFGYERFRGLQAEIIGQLLEGSDALVLMPTGGGKSLCYQIPALLRPGTGVVVSPLIALMEDQVGALLQLGVKAAFLNSSLDFDTQRQVESRFLGGELDLLYVAPERLLTERFLSVLDRVRIALFAIDEAHCVSQWGHDFRADYWQLSLLHQRFPAVPRIALTATADERTRGEIIERLGLDEARVFLGGFDRPNIRYAIGQKSNARQQLLEFIRREHEGDAGIVYCLSRKKVEETAAWLCSKGLRALPYHAGLSAETRQHNQRRFLLEEGLIVVATIAFGMGIDKPNVRFVAHLDLPKSLEAYYQETGRAGRDGLPANAWMVYGLQDVITLRSMVESSDADELHKRVERHKLDAMLGFCELTSCRRQTLLQYFGDTLERPCGNCDNCLNPVQTWDATEAARKALSCVYRSGQRFGAHYVIDLLLGKNSERVRSFGHDRLSTFGIGRELDDKQWLSVFRQLVTQGFLVVDWEAHGALRLSPASRPLLKGEQTLFLRKDEETRKTAASGRDTRRGAIRFSDPQDENLFQALRGLRRQLADEQSVPPYVILHDAVLTEMVQRRPETHVQLARIPGIGERKLELYGDEFLELIREHAGQRGGGDIAEQPTAEESLALFRLGLGVEQIAARRELKPSIIYTHLAQAVARGALDALEVTGLSADEAARIGSVWRNLPQDRPGAIKPLFEALEGRYDYGVLRCLLVSWGALSN from the coding sequence ATGCCTGCCGATGCTTCCAGTCCCTTGAAAACGCTGCAGACCGTCTTCGGGTACGAGCGTTTCCGCGGCCTGCAGGCCGAGATCATCGGGCAGTTGCTGGAGGGAAGCGATGCGCTGGTGCTGATGCCCACCGGCGGCGGCAAGTCGCTGTGCTACCAGATTCCGGCGCTGCTGCGGCCGGGTACTGGGGTCGTGGTCTCGCCCCTGATCGCGCTGATGGAAGACCAGGTCGGCGCCCTGCTGCAATTGGGCGTGAAGGCCGCGTTCCTCAATTCCAGCCTGGATTTCGACACCCAGCGCCAGGTGGAGAGCCGATTCCTGGGGGGCGAGCTGGACCTCCTCTACGTGGCGCCGGAGCGGCTGCTGACCGAGCGTTTCTTAAGCGTCCTCGACCGGGTTCGCATCGCGCTGTTCGCCATCGACGAGGCCCATTGCGTCTCGCAATGGGGGCACGATTTCCGCGCCGACTACTGGCAGTTGTCGCTGCTGCACCAGCGCTTCCCTGCGGTGCCGCGCATCGCCCTGACCGCGACTGCCGACGAGCGGACCCGCGGGGAGATCATCGAACGGCTGGGACTGGACGAGGCCCGGGTTTTCCTCGGCGGCTTCGACCGCCCCAACATCCGCTACGCCATCGGCCAGAAATCGAACGCCCGCCAGCAGTTGCTGGAATTCATCCGGCGCGAGCACGAGGGCGACGCCGGCATCGTCTACTGCCTGTCGCGCAAGAAGGTGGAGGAAACCGCCGCCTGGCTCTGCAGCAAGGGCCTCAGGGCCTTGCCCTACCATGCCGGTTTGTCCGCCGAAACCCGCCAGCACAACCAGCGCCGCTTCCTGCTCGAGGAAGGGCTGATCGTGGTGGCGACCATCGCCTTCGGCATGGGCATCGACAAGCCCAACGTGCGCTTCGTGGCGCACCTGGACCTGCCGAAGAGCCTGGAGGCGTATTACCAGGAAACCGGCCGCGCGGGCCGCGACGGGCTGCCCGCCAATGCCTGGATGGTGTACGGGCTGCAGGACGTCATCACCCTGCGCAGCATGGTCGAATCCTCCGACGCCGACGAACTGCACAAGCGGGTGGAGCGCCACAAGCTCGACGCCATGCTGGGCTTCTGCGAGCTGACCTCCTGCCGCCGCCAGACCCTGCTGCAATATTTCGGCGACACCCTGGAACGGCCCTGCGGCAACTGCGACAACTGCCTCAACCCGGTGCAGACATGGGATGCCACCGAGGCCGCGCGCAAGGCCTTGTCCTGCGTCTACCGCAGCGGCCAGCGCTTCGGCGCCCATTACGTCATCGACCTGCTGCTCGGCAAGAACAGCGAACGCGTCCGCAGCTTCGGCCACGACCGGCTCAGCACCTTCGGCATCGGTCGCGAGCTCGACGACAAGCAGTGGCTCTCGGTGTTCCGGCAACTGGTGACCCAGGGCTTCCTCGTGGTCGACTGGGAGGCCCACGGCGCCTTGCGGCTGAGCCCTGCCAGCCGCCCTCTGCTCAAGGGCGAACAGACTCTGTTCCTGCGCAAGGACGAAGAAACCAGGAAGACTGCCGCGTCCGGCCGCGACACGCGGCGCGGCGCGATCCGCTTTTCCGATCCCCAAGACGAAAACCTGTTCCAGGCTCTGCGCGGCCTGCGTCGGCAACTGGCCGACGAACAGAGCGTCCCGCCCTACGTCATCCTGCACGACGCGGTGCTGACGGAAATGGTCCAGCGCCGCCCGGAAACTCACGTCCAGTTGGCACGGATTCCCGGCATCGGCGAGCGCAAGCTCGAGCTGTACGGCGACGAATTCCTGGAACTGATCCGCGAGCATGCCGGCCAGCGCGGCGGCGGGGACATCGCGGAGCAGCCCACGGCGGAGGAAAGCCTGGCGCTGTTCCGGCTCGGCCTGGGCGTCGAGCAGATCGCCGCGCGGCGTGAACTCAAGCCGTCCATCATCTATACCCATCTGGCCCAGGCCGTAGCCAGGGGCGCCTTGGATGCGCTGGAGGTGACCGGGCTGTCGGCCGATGAGGCGGCGCGGATCGGAAGCGTGTGGAGGAACCTGCCCCAGGACCGGCCGGGCGCCATCAAACCCCTGTTCGAGGCGCTGGAAGGGCGCTACGACTATGGCGTCTTGCGTTGCCTGCTGGTTTCCTGGGGCGCATTGTCAAACTGA
- a CDS encoding cupin domain-containing protein yields the protein MPKTDNLYSAIPADLPEELFETLEQTDGFRLERIVSRGHVTPEGTWYDQPQAEWVVLVQGEASLRFEHESEPRCLAPGDWLRIPPHCRHRVEWTSSQPEAVWLALHYPEPVHTETLESE from the coding sequence ATGCCGAAAACCGACAACCTGTACTCCGCCATACCCGCCGACCTGCCCGAAGAACTGTTCGAAACCCTCGAACAGACCGACGGCTTCCGGCTGGAACGCATCGTGTCCCGCGGACACGTCACACCGGAAGGCACATGGTACGACCAGCCACAGGCGGAATGGGTGGTACTGGTGCAGGGCGAAGCCTCGCTGCGATTCGAGCACGAATCCGAACCGCGGTGCCTGGCTCCCGGCGACTGGCTGCGCATCCCGCCGCATTGCCGGCACCGGGTGGAATGGACTTCGAGCCAGCCGGAAGCGGTCTGGCTCGCCCTGCATTATCCCGAACCGGTCCACACCGAAACCCTGGAATCCGAATGA
- a CDS encoding RibD family protein, producing MTRGKSVYRLFPPPFEEVALHGLYLSLNLHRLGRAGKPFVYANFLTSLDGRIALEDASGQTYLPKSLTTPDDFRLFLELEAQADCLITHGGYLRSLQERRLGNILQIGQEERSRDLAAWRVAQGLKPQPDIVVASASLDFPMPASIREHGQRCLIATGQQADPGRVLHWQKQGHQILFAGGGAMAEGDTLVDQLDALGYRSIYLIAGPHMLDTMVRNGRLCRLFQTITHQLLGGEGFRTLVPGPELGPHGHLKMQSLYYDPTSPLDTGQWFAQFENLAGTA from the coding sequence ATGACCCGCGGCAAGTCCGTCTACCGCCTGTTTCCCCCGCCGTTCGAGGAGGTCGCGCTGCATGGCCTGTACCTGAGCCTGAACCTGCATCGTTTAGGCCGTGCGGGCAAACCTTTCGTGTACGCCAACTTCCTCACCAGCCTGGACGGGCGCATCGCCCTGGAAGATGCGAGCGGCCAGACCTATTTGCCGAAGTCGCTGACCACGCCGGACGATTTCCGGCTGTTCCTCGAGCTGGAAGCCCAGGCCGACTGCCTCATCACCCACGGCGGCTATCTGCGTTCGCTGCAGGAAAGACGGCTGGGCAACATCCTGCAGATCGGGCAGGAGGAACGCTCGCGCGACCTGGCCGCCTGGCGCGTAGCCCAAGGACTCAAGCCCCAGCCGGACATCGTCGTCGCCAGCGCCAGCCTCGACTTCCCCATGCCCGCCTCGATCCGCGAACACGGCCAGCGCTGCCTGATCGCCACCGGCCAGCAGGCCGATCCCGGCCGGGTCCTGCATTGGCAGAAGCAAGGCCATCAAATCCTGTTCGCCGGCGGCGGCGCCATGGCCGAAGGCGACACCCTGGTCGACCAGCTCGACGCGCTCGGCTACCGCTCCATCTATCTGATCGCCGGCCCCCACATGCTCGACACCATGGTCCGCAACGGCCGCCTGTGCCGGCTGTTCCAGACCATCACCCACCAGCTGCTCGGCGGTGAAGGCTTCCGTACCCTGGTGCCGGGCCCGGAACTCGGCCCGCATGGCCACCTGAAGATGCAGTCCTTGTACTACGACCCGACCTCGCCACTCGACACCGGGCAGTGGTTCGCGCAGTTCGAAAACCTGGCCGGCACGGCTTGA
- a CDS encoding ABC1 kinase family protein yields MLVETFNTLRDFVRLHEIASVLVRFGFGEAVHRLGIHHVLEKAGKSLAWKYAEEQAQLSLPARMRRAFEEMGPSFIKLGQILSTRVDLLPPEWIEELSHLQRRVPPLPFEALRPELERDLGAPVDKVFAAFDTRPIAAASIAQVHRAKLHGGEDVVVKIRRPGITKTIDADLRLMAKLAKLIEFEFPELDYLRPGEIVRQFGLSIHRELDFINECRNTDRLAANFRTDPRIVIPRVHWQYVRERVCVLDYIEGIDAMNLDAVRAAGLDQRTLARVGADAMLKMILLDGFFHADPHHGNLLYLPDNRIAFLDFGMVGRLPELRRHQLVDLLSAIVGRDAQTAADVLLDWAGTVNVDPDLLIADMDNLIDDYHGATLRQLSLTQMLTDLTQLMRQHQLALPPDLTLLFRALIALDGIGKQNDPDFDIFTQAAPFIEKSLKERYDPEKIGRNAWRNALHALDMVAGLPTELRRVSRAAQKGALKLNIDLARLDHLGWQVERALGWLSLGLVASALIIASAIVMTVQGGPTLWGLPAFGLLGYVGASAMATWLLVAIWRGTRGKH; encoded by the coding sequence ATGCTCGTCGAAACCTTCAATACGCTCCGCGACTTCGTCCGCCTGCACGAGATCGCCTCAGTCCTGGTCCGGTTCGGATTCGGCGAGGCCGTGCACCGGCTCGGCATCCATCATGTCCTGGAAAAGGCCGGCAAGTCCCTGGCATGGAAATATGCCGAGGAGCAGGCGCAACTCTCGCTGCCGGCCCGCATGCGCCGCGCCTTCGAGGAAATGGGACCGAGCTTCATCAAGCTCGGGCAGATTCTGTCCACACGCGTCGACCTGCTGCCGCCGGAATGGATCGAGGAACTGAGCCACCTTCAGCGGCGGGTGCCTCCGCTCCCCTTCGAGGCGCTGCGGCCGGAGCTCGAAAGGGACCTGGGCGCGCCCGTGGACAAGGTGTTCGCGGCGTTCGACACCCGGCCGATCGCCGCCGCCTCGATCGCCCAGGTGCACCGCGCCAAGCTGCACGGCGGCGAAGACGTCGTAGTCAAGATCCGCCGGCCCGGCATCACCAAGACCATCGACGCGGACCTGCGCCTGATGGCGAAGCTGGCGAAGCTGATCGAATTCGAGTTTCCCGAGCTCGATTACCTGCGCCCCGGCGAAATCGTGCGCCAGTTCGGGCTTTCGATCCACCGCGAGCTCGATTTCATCAACGAGTGCCGCAACACCGACCGGCTGGCTGCGAATTTCCGGACCGACCCCAGGATCGTCATTCCGCGAGTGCACTGGCAGTACGTGCGGGAGCGGGTCTGCGTCCTGGATTACATCGAAGGCATCGACGCCATGAATCTGGATGCCGTCCGCGCGGCCGGGCTGGACCAGCGAACCCTGGCACGGGTCGGTGCCGATGCCATGCTCAAGATGATCCTGCTGGACGGCTTTTTCCATGCCGACCCGCACCACGGCAACCTGCTCTATCTGCCGGACAACCGCATCGCCTTCCTGGATTTCGGCATGGTTGGCAGGCTGCCGGAACTGCGCCGCCACCAATTGGTCGATCTCCTGTCCGCCATCGTCGGCCGGGACGCGCAAACGGCGGCGGACGTCCTGCTGGACTGGGCGGGCACGGTCAACGTCGACCCCGACCTCTTGATCGCCGACATGGACAATCTGATCGACGACTATCACGGCGCCACCTTGAGGCAGCTCAGCCTGACCCAGATGCTGACCGACCTGACCCAGCTCATGCGGCAGCACCAGTTGGCATTGCCGCCGGATCTGACCCTTTTGTTCCGGGCGCTCATCGCACTGGACGGCATCGGCAAGCAGAACGATCCGGACTTCGACATCTTCACCCAGGCTGCGCCCTTCATCGAAAAAAGCCTGAAGGAGCGCTACGACCCCGAGAAGATCGGCCGCAATGCCTGGCGCAACGCCCTGCACGCCCTGGACATGGTCGCCGGCCTGCCGACCGAGCTGCGGCGGGTGTCGCGCGCCGCGCAGAAAGGCGCGCTCAAGCTCAACATCGACCTGGCCCGGCTCGATCACCTGGGCTGGCAGGTGGAGCGGGCGCTGGGCTGGCTCAGCCTCGGCCTGGTGGCCTCGGCGCTGATCATCGCCTCGGCCATCGTCATGACCGTGCAGGGCGGCCCGACGCTATGGGGACTGCCGGCGTTCGGCTTGCTGGGCTACGTCGGCGCCAGCGCCATGGCGACCTGGCTGCTGGTCGCGATCTGGCGCGGCACCCGGGGCAAGCACTGA
- a CDS encoding dicarboxylate/amino acid:cation symporter, protein MLESFGGGRRMAGRRIFKELYVQVILAVIVGVALGALWPELGVKLKPLGDGFVKLIKMMIAPIVFLTVTLGIGKVGDLRKIGSVGLKALIYFEVLTTVALVIGLVVVNALQPGAGIHADPKTLDAAAIGQYTGGAKALNGVDFVLNIIPASAVDAFAKGDILQVLLVSVLFGVAMSRQGERGKLVLDFLERVSEALFATIGLIMRAAPVGAFGAMAFTIGKYGPDTLLSLGKLMGGVYLTCVSFVVLVLGAVARVSGFSLWRLLKLVKEELWLVLGTSSSEAALPRLMEKLEGAGCPRSIVGLVVPTGYSFNLDGTAIYLTMAAVFVAQATDTPLTLGHQLTLLAVLLLTSKGAAAVTGAGFITLAATLSSLDVVPVAGLALLLGVDRFMSEARALTNLIGNAVATLAVTRWERAAEDTGSSVWTPRSVLAPGAAPDRDQQPGRHGAGADVAQQAERRQSP, encoded by the coding sequence ATGCTTGAATCTTTTGGCGGGGGACGGCGGATGGCCGGGCGGCGCATATTCAAGGAACTCTACGTCCAGGTGATCCTGGCGGTGATCGTCGGGGTGGCGCTGGGCGCCCTCTGGCCGGAGCTGGGGGTGAAGCTGAAGCCTTTGGGCGACGGCTTCGTCAAGCTCATCAAGATGATGATCGCGCCGATCGTGTTTTTGACGGTGACGCTGGGCATCGGCAAGGTCGGCGATCTGCGCAAGATCGGCAGCGTCGGGTTGAAGGCGTTGATCTACTTCGAGGTACTGACGACCGTGGCACTGGTGATCGGCCTGGTCGTGGTCAACGCCCTGCAGCCGGGGGCGGGCATCCACGCCGATCCCAAGACCCTGGACGCCGCGGCGATCGGCCAATACACCGGTGGCGCCAAGGCCCTGAACGGCGTCGATTTCGTGTTGAACATCATCCCCGCCAGCGCCGTCGACGCCTTCGCCAAGGGCGACATTCTGCAAGTGCTGCTGGTCTCGGTCCTGTTCGGCGTCGCCATGAGCAGGCAGGGCGAGCGCGGCAAGCTGGTGCTGGATTTCCTGGAACGGGTGTCGGAAGCCTTGTTCGCCACCATCGGCCTCATCATGCGTGCGGCGCCGGTGGGCGCGTTCGGGGCGATGGCGTTCACGATCGGCAAGTACGGGCCGGACACCCTGCTGTCGCTGGGCAAGCTGATGGGCGGGGTCTATCTGACCTGCGTTTCCTTCGTGGTCCTGGTGCTGGGGGCCGTGGCGAGAGTTTCCGGGTTCAGCCTGTGGCGGCTGCTGAAGCTAGTCAAGGAGGAACTGTGGCTGGTGCTGGGCACTTCTTCATCGGAAGCCGCCTTGCCTCGCCTCATGGAAAAACTGGAAGGCGCGGGCTGCCCGCGTTCGATCGTCGGGCTGGTGGTGCCGACCGGCTATTCCTTCAACCTGGACGGGACGGCGATCTACCTGACGATGGCCGCAGTGTTCGTGGCCCAGGCGACGGACACGCCGCTGACCCTCGGGCACCAGCTCACCCTGCTGGCGGTGCTGCTGCTGACCTCCAAAGGCGCGGCGGCCGTGACCGGGGCCGGCTTCATCACCCTGGCGGCCACGCTGTCCTCGCTGGACGTGGTGCCGGTAGCGGGGCTGGCGCTGCTGCTCGGGGTGGACCGGTTCATGTCGGAGGCGCGGGCGCTCACCAACCTGATCGGCAACGCCGTCGCCACGCTGGCCGTCACCCGCTGGGAGCGAGCGGCCGAAGACACCGGGAGCAGTGTCTGGACGCCGCGATCAGTGCTTGCCCCGGGTGCCGCGCCAGATCGCGACCAGCAGCCAGGTCGCCATGGCGCTGGCGCCGACGTAGCCCAGCAAGCCGAACGCCGGCAGTCCCCATAG
- a CDS encoding glycoside hydrolase 64/thaumatin family protein, protein MKRILNLCRTSLRPAAYGLLLLIPVAQKPAHSQQTQCQVKLYRHVGEYLRCRMNAEAALARGQDPARNEHIRKACDDAYKKGYRAALKLSTEGCPAVGDTESGAQSPLEQEVRQTVAEVRGMVAGTPPEPVPGQLIVYNNCTQPIKFMSPTSSTINGTTLQPYDSTFYPTAAGGGLGQNTPNTFMFAPITTDAQCAQVQCGNWKDIQTAGQRTGYMWMDNTSNNPPGNDNLVYAAYCQPTNAAAGQCTTTSTTPCCGSQMNYDKTFGTTFEITPNGGNTNTQDFVDLSTNYGSGPNSPPTLCSAPGADSNNCVTATANIFFNVPIGVTMSSGAGCTFPQGGSDLTCTDVSCPDAYQYPEDNKQVACPAGTGYVVTLCPGTSQLPALGQAGASQNKITVQNNLSKSSPCANGNTVSIFTSGGQQVVQPGGGSVTFQGDYSAYPGLGLQVNNWYWTSENLPVQKGPPQNPDNSGAQFMISDQCVLSQAPPVYGKGIETYKISTVTAQKSGTNACLITIGETQPYTDAVTPGCCAPPLQNMGNVCTGPWGVTNNQQPWPPQ, encoded by the coding sequence GTGAAACGCATCCTGAACCTGTGCCGCACCAGCCTCCGCCCCGCCGCCTATGGCCTGCTGCTGCTGATTCCGGTGGCCCAGAAACCGGCGCACTCGCAGCAAACGCAGTGCCAGGTGAAACTCTACCGGCATGTCGGCGAATACCTGCGTTGCCGGATGAACGCCGAGGCCGCCTTGGCCAGAGGGCAGGATCCGGCCAGGAACGAGCACATCCGAAAAGCCTGCGACGATGCCTACAAGAAAGGCTACCGAGCGGCCCTGAAGCTATCGACCGAAGGCTGCCCCGCGGTCGGCGACACCGAATCCGGCGCACAGTCGCCGTTAGAGCAAGAGGTCCGGCAGACGGTGGCCGAAGTGCGCGGCATGGTTGCGGGAACCCCGCCCGAGCCGGTACCGGGGCAACTCATCGTCTACAACAACTGTACCCAGCCCATAAAGTTCATGTCGCCCACCAGCAGCACGATCAACGGCACCACGCTGCAGCCGTATGACAGCACCTTTTACCCGACCGCTGCCGGCGGGGGTTTGGGCCAGAACACACCCAACACCTTCATGTTCGCGCCGATCACCACCGATGCCCAGTGCGCCCAGGTGCAATGCGGCAACTGGAAGGACATACAGACCGCGGGACAGCGCACGGGCTACATGTGGATGGACAACACTTCCAACAACCCTCCCGGCAACGACAACCTGGTTTATGCGGCCTATTGCCAGCCCACGAATGCAGCGGCGGGACAGTGCACCACCACCTCCACGACCCCGTGCTGCGGCTCGCAAATGAATTACGACAAGACCTTCGGCACGACTTTCGAGATCACCCCGAACGGCGGTAACACGAATACCCAGGATTTCGTCGATCTCAGCACGAATTACGGCTCGGGTCCTAACTCGCCTCCCACCTTGTGCAGCGCTCCCGGTGCCGACTCCAACAATTGCGTGACCGCGACCGCGAACATCTTTTTCAACGTCCCGATCGGCGTGACCATGAGCAGCGGCGCCGGCTGCACGTTTCCGCAAGGCGGGTCGGATCTCACCTGCACGGATGTCTCGTGTCCGGACGCGTACCAGTATCCCGAAGACAATAAGCAGGTCGCCTGCCCGGCCGGCACCGGCTACGTCGTCACGCTCTGTCCGGGCACCAGTCAACTGCCGGCACTGGGCCAGGCCGGGGCCAGTCAGAACAAGATCACGGTCCAGAACAACCTGAGCAAGAGCTCTCCCTGCGCCAACGGCAACACCGTGAGCATCTTCACCTCCGGCGGACAGCAGGTCGTCCAGCCCGGAGGCGGCTCGGTCACCTTCCAGGGCGATTATTCCGCCTATCCCGGCCTCGGCCTGCAAGTGAACAACTGGTACTGGACTTCGGAAAACCTGCCGGTTCAGAAGGGTCCGCCGCAGAATCCGGACAACTCGGGCGCGCAGTTCATGATTTCCGACCAGTGCGTCTTGTCGCAGGCGCCGCCGGTCTACGGCAAAGGCATCGAGACCTATAAGATCTCAACGGTAACCGCCCAGAAAAGCGGGACCAACGCGTGTCTGATAACGATCGGTGAGACTCAGCCCTACACCGACGCCGTCACGCCGGGCTGCTGCGCCCCGCCCCTGCAGAACATGGGCAACGTCTGCACCGGTCCGTGGGGCGTGACCAACAACCAGCAGCCCTGGCCGCCGCAATGA
- a CDS encoding L,D-transpeptidase, whose product MTAPENATDFLRISVPRQCLELIEAGRVVARYRVSTAKNGVGEKRGSECTPRGWHRVRAKIGAGLPPGTVLVGRRPTGEIHTPELAARHPGRDWILSRILWLGGLQPGFNRYGEVDTAWRYIYIHGSPDAGVDGTPQSHGCIRLTSADVIDLFDRVPAGELVYIDADA is encoded by the coding sequence ATGACAGCGCCTGAGAACGCCACCGATTTCCTGCGCATCAGCGTACCGCGGCAATGTCTGGAGCTGATCGAAGCGGGGAGGGTGGTGGCCCGCTACCGCGTATCCACCGCGAAGAACGGCGTGGGCGAAAAGCGCGGCTCCGAATGCACGCCGCGCGGCTGGCACCGGGTCCGCGCCAAGATCGGCGCGGGCCTTCCGCCGGGCACGGTGCTGGTCGGGCGCCGGCCCACCGGGGAGATCCACACGCCCGAACTCGCCGCCCGCCATCCCGGCCGCGACTGGATCTTGAGCCGCATCCTCTGGCTGGGCGGCCTGCAGCCCGGCTTCAACCGCTACGGCGAAGTCGACACCGCTTGGCGCTACATCTACATCCATGGCAGTCCGGATGCCGGCGTCGACGGCACGCCCCAGTCCCATGGCTGCATCCGCCTCACTTCCGCCGACGTCATCGATCTGTTCGACCGGGTGCCGGCCGGCGAGCTGGTTTATATAGACGCGGACGCCTGA
- a CDS encoding bile acid:sodium symporter family protein → MLRICNSLANLFPVWVLLCSGLALYFPAWFTWFTGSMIVWGLSVIMLGMGITLTFDDFRRVAKMPRIIIAGTVAHFGIMPFLGWSIAHGLALEPELAVGLILVACCPCGTASNVVSYIARADVALSVLLTMVSTFTAVVMTPLLVKFLAGAYTPVDGWGIFLNTLQVIVMPVTAGLLLNRYAPRLVRAVSPVTPLVSVIFIAFICASIIGANAETIKATALKLFGAVALLHVGGFGLGYVFARVLGYRDAVVRTIAIEVGMQNSGLATVLAKANFASMALAPIPSAISASFHSIIGSLLAGWWRLRTHQPLPAMGHGFDAPIPAPADCPDRCEP, encoded by the coding sequence ATGCTTCGAATCTGCAATTCATTGGCGAACCTGTTTCCGGTCTGGGTGCTGCTGTGCTCGGGGCTGGCGCTGTATTTCCCCGCCTGGTTCACCTGGTTCACCGGGTCGATGATCGTCTGGGGACTGTCGGTCATCATGCTCGGCATGGGCATCACGCTCACTTTCGACGACTTCCGCCGGGTGGCCAAGATGCCGCGGATCATCATCGCCGGCACGGTCGCGCATTTCGGCATCATGCCGTTCCTCGGCTGGTCGATCGCGCATGGATTGGCGCTCGAACCGGAACTGGCGGTAGGGCTCATCCTGGTCGCCTGCTGCCCCTGCGGCACGGCGTCCAACGTGGTGAGCTACATCGCCCGCGCCGACGTGGCGCTGTCCGTGCTGCTGACCATGGTGTCGACCTTCACCGCCGTCGTGATGACGCCGCTGCTGGTGAAGTTCCTGGCCGGCGCCTACACGCCGGTGGACGGCTGGGGCATCTTCCTGAACACCCTGCAGGTGATCGTCATGCCCGTCACCGCCGGCCTCCTGCTGAACCGCTATGCGCCGCGGCTGGTGCGTGCCGTCAGCCCGGTGACGCCGCTGGTGTCGGTGATCTTCATCGCCTTCATCTGTGCCAGCATCATCGGCGCCAATGCGGAAACCATCAAGGCTACCGCGCTCAAACTGTTCGGCGCCGTGGCGCTGCTGCACGTCGGCGGATTCGGGCTGGGCTATGTCTTCGCGCGCGTTCTGGGCTACCGCGATGCGGTGGTCCGCACCATCGCCATCGAGGTCGGCATGCAGAACTCGGGACTCGCCACCGTGCTGGCCAAGGCCAATTTCGCCAGCATGGCGCTGGCGCCCATTCCTTCGGCGATATCCGCCAGCTTCCATTCCATCATCGGCAGCCTGCTGGCGGGCTGGTGGCGGCTGCGCACGCACCAACCCTTACCGGCCATGGGGCACGGATTCGACGCCCCTATACCAGCCCCAGCGGATTGTCCGGATCGATGTGAGCCATGA
- the metA gene encoding homoserine O-succinyltransferase MetA, with product MPLVAHTDLPTFQRLREEGQDVLSVERAARQDIREMHVGLLNMMPDAALEATERQFFRLVGGANPIVQFHMHPFTIEGLPRGEQAAEHIARYYESFDRIREEGLDGLIVSGANVTQPHLQQEQFWQPLTEVFDWARGNVTSILCSCLATHALFQYSYGVERTHLGFKRWGVYSHRVVEPLHPLVADINTRFDVPHSRYNEIFREDMEAAGLRVLVESEEAGVHLAVSPDLFRVVYFQAHPEYDTVSLLKEYKREILRHYSGEREDYPPFPEHYFSLEVGAALNDYGQALRSARRSGKAPPEFPEEFVLRHLDNTWRDTAKAVFNNWLGKIYQITDQDRRKPFMAHIDPDNPLGLV from the coding sequence ATGCCCCTGGTCGCACACACCGATCTGCCCACCTTTCAGCGCCTGCGGGAAGAAGGCCAGGATGTCCTGAGCGTCGAGCGGGCCGCCCGGCAGGACATCCGGGAAATGCACGTGGGCTTGTTGAATATGATGCCGGACGCCGCGCTGGAGGCGACCGAGCGGCAGTTCTTCCGCCTGGTCGGCGGTGCCAATCCGATCGTGCAGTTCCACATGCATCCGTTCACCATCGAGGGCTTACCGCGCGGCGAACAGGCGGCGGAGCATATTGCCCGCTATTACGAGAGCTTCGACCGCATCCGCGAGGAGGGCCTCGACGGCCTGATCGTGAGTGGGGCCAACGTCACCCAGCCGCATCTGCAGCAGGAGCAGTTCTGGCAGCCGCTCACCGAAGTGTTCGACTGGGCGCGCGGCAACGTCACCTCCATTCTCTGCTCGTGCCTCGCCACCCACGCGCTGTTCCAGTACAGCTACGGCGTGGAGCGCACCCATCTCGGCTTCAAGCGCTGGGGCGTGTATTCGCACCGGGTTGTCGAGCCGCTGCATCCGCTGGTGGCGGACATCAACACCCGCTTCGACGTGCCCCATTCCCGCTACAACGAAATCTTCCGAGAGGACATGGAGGCCGCGGGGCTGCGGGTCCTGGTCGAGAGTGAGGAAGCCGGGGTGCATCTCGCGGTGAGCCCGGACCTGTTCCGCGTCGTCTACTTCCAGGCCCATCCGGAATACGACACCGTGAGCCTCCTCAAGGAATACAAGCGAGAAATCCTGAGGCACTATTCCGGCGAGCGCGAGGATTACCCGCCGTTCCCCGAACACTATTTCTCGCTGGAGGTGGGCGCTGCGCTCAACGACTACGGCCAGGCCCTGCGCAGCGCCCGCCGCTCGGGGAAGGCGCCGCCGGAATTCCCGGAGGAGTTCGTGCTGCGGCACCTGGACAACACTTGGCGCGATACCGCCAAGGCAGTGTTCAACAACTGGCTCGGCAAGATATACCAGATTACCGACCAGGACCGCCGCAAGCCCTTCATGGCTCACATCGATCCGGACAATCCGCTGGGGCTGGTATAG